In Lutra lutra chromosome 6, mLutLut1.2, whole genome shotgun sequence, the following are encoded in one genomic region:
- the LOC125101897 gene encoding olfactory receptor 2B11-like gives MSLGNASTPKVFILLGFSDHPWLEMPLFIMVFVAYICTLVGNISIIVVSRVDPHLDSPMYFFLSNLSFLDLCFTTTTIPQLLWNLWGPDKSISYGGCVAQFYMFHFLGATECILLAVMSVDRYVAICKPLRYQAIMDRRFCVSLMAVAWISGLANSLLQSSLTIQLPLCGNNKVDDFLCEIPVMIKMSCVDTTFNVTMLSLVGTFFTLVPLSLILLSYGFIVATVLRIQSSTGKKKAFNTCGSHVIVVSLFYGPVICMYVQPSGTKSQDKDKLMALFYSLLTPMLNPFIYTLRNKDMKGAIRRLLGKDGRE, from the exons ATGAGTCTGGGCAATGCAAGTACTCCAAAGGTCTTCATCCTCTTGGGTTTCTCTGACCATCCCTGGTTGGAAATGCCGCTCTTCATAATGGTGTTTGTGGCTTACATCTGCACACTGGTTGGAAACATCTCGATTATTGTGGTGTCCAGGGTAGACCCTCATCTTGACAGCCCtatgtactttttcctttccaacctCTCCTTCCTGGACCTGTGTTTTACCACAACCACCATCCCTCAATTGCTGTGGAATCTCTGGGGACCAGATAAGTCCATCAGTTATGGGGGCTGTGTAGCCCAATTCTATATGTTTCACTTCCTGGGGGCCACAGAATGCATCCTCTTGGCAGTCATGTCCGTGGATCGGTacgtggccatctgcaagccctTGAGGTACCAGGCTATCATGGACCGGAGATTCTGTGTCTCCCTGATGGCTGTGGCATGGATAAGTGGTTTGGCTAACTCCTTGCTTCAGTCATCCCTCACTATCCAGCTGCCACTTTGTGGTAACAACAAGGTGGATGACTTCCTGTGTGAGATTCCAGTGATGATCAAGATGTCCTGTGTCGACACCACTTTCAATGTAACTATGCTCTCTCTTGTAGGGACGTTCTTCACCCTGGTTCCCTTGTCTCTTATCCTTCTCTCCTATGGGTTCATTGTAGCTACAGTACTCAGAATTCAGTCatcaacaggaaaaaagaaggCCTTCAACACCTGTGGCTCTCATGTTattgtggtctctctcttctaTGGGCCAGTAATATGCATGTATGTGCAACCTTCTGGTACTAAATCCCAGGACAAGGACAAACTCATGGCTCTGTTCTACAGTCTGCTGACTCCTATGCTTAACCCTTTTATTTATACTTTGAGGAACAAGGACATGAAAGGGGCAATAAGGAGGCTTCT ggggaaagatggcagagaa